The DNA window AAGAAGTAGACAGATCTggcctttcttttttaataatgtcTTAGGACCAGGGTACAAAAAAGGTTAATGCATTAATTTTTAAGACAAGTGATAAATGTACTGCATTAAGCACATCCTACATACACAGAATATATTTCTCTATATAATATGAACACAAGAGATATAAAATAAGTTATACTTATCTTGGTTTTTCATCACAGTAGGAGCTCAGCTTATATAAAGTGACAACAGGATTGGAACAACACACTGCtccaaagcaacaacaaaaaccagaaGAATGTGCGCGCACGTGTGTGTTTAGGCAATGAAATAGGAAATTGAGGGATTTCTGCTAAAATTGGGtcttggaaacaaaaaaattcatagAGCATGAAAGAAGTGGGGAAGGTCTCTTGGCTCAGGGTAGAAGTTCTGGAGGGGATCAAGTGTTACTGTGTGGTGAGGAGCGTGTGTGAAGGCTGACATCTCAGCTAGGTTTGTggaggcacagagcagagcaagcTCTGCCCAGTGCCCGTGTGTGTTCTGCCCTTGTGATGGATCCACCTGACAGCGTGGGGTTTGTATCTGTACAGTGAGAATGGGGCCTTGTGGCTTTCACTGTGCACGATGAGAGCAAACACGTCACTTCACAGGAATTACGGACACCACCACTGTTCAAAGAGCAAACACTACCCACTGGCTGTGAAATGTTGGGTGAGCCTGGAAGCGGTGTtcctcccttccaacccacCTGATGTCCACCTCTAGGGCCCcctccctctgcttcccctgGGGTGCGGGTCTCTTGGCCATGCCTGCAGTACAAATCTCCCCTGGGGACTGAATGGGAGGTGGTGATGACTGGGAACTCTAGAGTGCCTATCCCACAGTGAACAATGAGGAACTCCAGCTGCCCAGTTCAGAGCTCTTTCAGATtttattgatgtatttttctttaaggaCAGGGGAACGTTTGTAAAATTTGCATCTTAACGGTGCATCGAGGTTCCTAAAGTTCTTAACACTGGTGTTCAGTATCTAGTATTTCAGTTTGGGCTTATGTTAATTAGGAAATGCTCTTTATTTTGGCCAATAGCTTGAAGACCTTGTGGTTTCTTAGTCTCCTGAATTTTGCAAGACCCATTAAAAGGCAGAAGGTGCAGCCAAAGCTCAGGAGTGATACTGGCAGTTAGCAGATTTCTATTAGTGCCTATTCCACTCTCCAAAAATGCAGCCCACTTCAGGTTTTCTTCTACTCTTGCTTAACAGAGTCTCCTAGTTTGCAACATCTTTCTTTACCTTCATATTTACAGACTACACATTAGAAAGCAGGGACAGCACACTGGAAGAGTTAATTGCATATTATCATGAAGGATTGGActtttttgttctgctttagATTTTGTTCTTCATACAGCAAAGTAGGTATAAATCCAAACGTGATCTCACATCTAAAGGTATAATTTAAGTAAACATGTTTTTCTAgatcttttattttccccttccctttccctctcccctgtAACCTTCCTTTCActctgttattttccttttggatggagggaggagatgggaagggaGCTCATTTGGCAGCTCGTGACCCTCCAACTTGACTTTAATGAGATGATTCGCCAAGGCAAACTCCTCATCATCCAACATGCCATCTTTGTCGATGTCAGCCAGTTTCCAGATCTTGCCCAGCACGGTGTTAGGCAGCTTAGACCTTACCATCTCCTTCTTGGCATTGGCACCAGTTATTTTACCATCGACAGGCGAGAGCGTGTAGAAGATCTCGTCGTACATGGGCTTGTCCCTGGCCACCACCCACTCGGCGTCATCGATCCCTTCTCCAGCGCCTTCTCCGTAGCCGTGGCCAAAGGGACCGTGCAAGGTGCCCTCGAAGGCTCCTCCCTTCACCATCTGGGTTGGCCGCTGGGACTCTTCCTGGCGGACAAGCACCATGAGCTGGGCGATGTCGTTGGCTAACATGTCTTCCACAGTCTCCAGCAGCTTGCTCTTCAGAGGCTGGAACTTGCTAAAATCCTGGGCTTGCAACTGATCCTTAAAATGGGACAACAGAGCAAGAGGTGAGCGGCATGGCCGTGTGTGGTGGAGTAATGGTGTACAGTGGGATGCCTGCCTGCTGCTTGGCTCATAAAACCCTGCTACTGCAGAGGAGTGGGGAGCTTGGCATTCCTTCCTCTGACAGCCCTGCTTTCAGCATGGGATGGGGCTTCCCTGGCCAGCCTTGCTCTTAATTTAATCCTCCCTTAAGTCCTACAGAAAATTACCAAATAGTTCAAGGCAAACTGGTTGTGTGCTCTTGCTACATCCTCCAGTCAATGCTTTACATTCTCTCCCCCTTCTGCACTCCGGGAAGGAGATTCCATCTTGCAAAAGACTCCTCATCATGCAGTGCATCTTTCAGATGCCATCAAGACAATAGCACATCTGTAAGAGGTGGTGAGCATGTCTTTACAGCATGGCTCAGATTCTGTAATTTCACAGCTAAGCAAAAGGGCTTTGAGCAGGGCCTGCAAAGAACTCTCTTCTAGACGCAGAAAGACCTACAGTTCTACCTTTCACCTTCTACTCATTAAATCCGCACTACTCACTCCAACTGAATTGATAGGATTTTTTAACACACATTTTAACAAGCAGTGAAAGAGATCTCCTATTGGATACACCCCATAGATCTCATCCCAAAAACTCAGGGAAAGTATAtttacaagaagaaaaaaaaatacgcAAATGCTGTTTTCCATAGGTAGCTAGTAGCAACTTCAACAGCTAGAACTCAGAACAGGTTTCTGCTTGGACTGAAGCCACGCAGCAATGCAGCACTGTCCAGCATTGCCTGAATGTACAATACAAGGCTCTGATCAAAGGTTCTTTGAAGTTTTTGACTTGCATGAACACTGGGCCAGGTCTCAGGTCTGCACAACAGAAAACCTGCTTCTCTGCTTAAAATAGAAAAGGGGCTTTAAGTTTTcactccttcctttctttctttctagaAACAAAGAGTGAAGTAGAAGATAAATATAGCTCTTGAGGAACGTGGTATAAGTAGCCTTTTCAGGACACCGCTTTTCTTCTATTATAAATTAACAGTATTCTTAGGCCTGAAAAATTTGCAAATGGAACCTGgaactaaaaataaacagaagaaattatttgctgtaAAGTGTTACAGGCAAAGATATGAGACATGAATGTAAAGCTTCACATGAGCTCTATGTGTAAGAAGTGCTCATGCCCAAATATAGCCTGCAAATATTTTAAGGCACATTTCAACATTACAGCAGGCTTTTCCCACAGGTGGCAACAATCAAAGTCTGCATGGCTCTGTCGTATTCCCTGCTGTTACTCTAATGCTCTTTCTTTGGATGTTTGCCAGGATGCCACTGCTTACCTGCATCTTTCTGAGATTAGGGAAGTCTCCTGGTGATATCTGATGCTCCCGTTCAATCCGGGCATAAATATCTCCCAAGTTGTTAACAAgctctttctttttattgtctttCCCAAACATTGAGGGCATTTCCTTCTTTAGGGAACTGATGATGTAGGCATGGACCTGAAGGgaattaatttgaaatgaaGGCAAATGTTAAATAGCACATCAGAAAATTCTTCTCAGCAGAGCATCTGTGCCTAGGACTTGACTACATCTTGTCTCACTATGAAGAACAAGCTCGGCTCCTCAGCTTGCCTGGACCTATGGATTGTTATTCCAGTGCTAAGTGCTCAACTctggctctgcctgggctgAGACAAGGTGAAAACAAGGTGTAGTCCTGAGCATACCGACAGTGACATTTATGTGCACTTTCTGGAGGgagtggtgggtttttttttccttccactgggCATGGCCTTCAAGGGAACAGTCCCTTTCCAGTCCAAACATACAGGTTCAATGTTTTAGTATGCATACCAGTCCTTAACTTAAGCAacattcttgctttttttttttaatggcgAACCAAGCATGTATTCTTGAAATTAAAGACCCTTGCTCTGAAAGCTTTTGAGGGATCTTTTGATCTCTCTACTCAATTGACATGGGGCTCTTTCCTGTGTTTTGAGGGActtctttcagtttatttcAAATACGCAGGGGTACTACAGGCTTATTTATCATTTGTGAGTCTCCACCTCCTCTGCATCCATCTAAGCCAGATACCTCTCCTGGCTAAGAAAGTTTAAAGCAAAAGACCTAGAGCTTATCAATTCCCTTGGTGTATGATTCTGATATACTGAATTGCTCCCAATTATAAGTTGCTATCACAGAACAACTGCTTTCCAGATCCCTTCAAGTGCTACCTGCTTTGATCTGTAGTTACCTTCCTCACTCTGACCTGCCATGACTGACACACCAAAGGAGTTGTTTTCTTCCCATATTGGCACAGGGCTCATGTGCTGGGCCTGAGTTAAATGGGATGGAAAAAGAGTAGGATCCACCAGCTCTGCAAGCTGAACTGGCCAAAACCATTTCTCCATAGGCTGCATGCTGCAGACAGCCCAAACTGAATGCTTGTGGCTTCTATGCCAACACCTACCTTGGCCAGCCGTGCTCTCTTGATGAGATCATTCAGCTTCCTCAGGGCTGCGTTGCGGGGCAGGCTCTGGATATCCCTGAACAGGTCCTGCTCCTCTGCCTCGAACAACTTGCGGTTGTCAGGGATGAGCAACGGATGGGACCAGAAGGAGCCGATGTAGACTCTGATGACCTCGGGAGTGTTGACGATCTTTCCCAGGGACCACATGAGGGCACCGTACACCCtcatcagctgctgagtttcGATCTGGTCGGCCTTGTTGAGAACAACTCTCATCTTGTCCTCATGGTTCTTCAGGGCCTTGATGACCTCAGAGAATTCATCAGAGATGTCCAGCTTGTGAGCATCGAAGAGGAGAATGATGCGGTCAACCCGCTCTGCAAACCACTCTAGTACAGCAGCGAAGTCATAACCTgcaaggggaggaggaagagcagagatgCAGCAAACATGGGAGTAGAGAGCTTACTTGCTATACTCAAACTACATCTGTAGCTGAGGGTAATCTTGCAAGGAAGTGGCCTTGCCAGTAGAGCAGGTAGCTTGCTAAGGAGATGAGGCACTGTCCTTCACGTGGGAGTCACAGCACACAGTTAGACAGCTCTTGTCCTCCCCACATTAAGAGATCACCCAAAGAAGTCTTGAACTTGTGCTCCAGATCTTCATTCAAATGCACAACAAGGAGCAACTGCTGTATTCAAACTCCTACTGCAGAAGTCTTGTATGTGGCAACAAGAGAGATCTAGTTTGTGAGTGACTGGCCATTAGCATAGCCTACAAAGGCTGTAGAAAGCTGGATAATTGCAATATGTGCACACAGACTGGTTTGAGATGTGTATCTCCACTGCTTAATAAATCTCAGGTCTTGTCTAGTTGTGCAAGACTAAGTTTGTCCCATCCATTTCAAAACCCAGCATGCAAATAACCTTCCTTACCAGATTAATCATCCTGTCATACCTGCTGCATGTGCACAAAGCCAAATGATTTGTGTTCACTTAGCCAAGAGCTTGACGCTTAGCAGACAGCATTGCTGTGAACACCAGAGGCAGACACAGGCCAGGAACGGTGGGTTCAAATTTCACATGCCTCAGGACTAAAGACAATGGATTCAGTGTCAGACTGGGTCCACCTCTAGCCAGTACAGGGCGTGATAAATAGTGTGTGGAGAAATCCCTAAAACAATAGTAATTACAGCAACAAAGTTACCTTTTTTCCTACCTCTGTAGTGTTGTTTTTTATCCTTCTTTAAAGTCTTGGTGAGAGACTGGTTGGTTCTCTCCCCCTGCTCTGTCAGGCTCTCCTATGCTGTGCGACATTTGGGGTTATCTGAGTCACCGGAGTGCTGCACTTTGTTAAGGGAAATCAGGACAGAGCAAATGCTATTTGCATACAAATCCTTTAATATACTATTTTAATCTTGGCTTTCATGAATAAATACATGATAATTAGTTTGGtgctttttcctcctgctctcctttctttttcttccttttttttttcttctgtcctcTCTAAAACCTAGAGGGCAACCAATGCGTCCCCATCATTAGACTGGAACTACAGAAGAGAGGATAGCTGAGCTCTGATCTTTGTTTTTTCACACTGGCCTTTTCTTCCACATGACTAAGAAAACTGGAGTAAAATCCTGGCTCTCATGTCAGAAGTAAAGCCTGTGTGAACTTTCTCTTCATCTGGATAAACTGGTATTAACTTTTTGCCACTGAGAACTTTCATAGAATTACAAATTATTATTACTGGGCAGTATTCAGCTTTGGTCAATTACAGTTTGCTCCTTACACGAAAAGGGGGTGGCAGAGTGTGGGTATGTGAGGTATGAGTTCTTGGATGTGCACACTTTGCCCTGTTTTCTTCCTTGGGATCTACAGCAATCTCAAATGAAAGCCAGATGTTTGTCCCACCAGTGTCCTTCTGCTTACTAGGACATGAATGTCTCCTCTAACAAGAGCAagcagtgctgggcactggCTCTTTGCTCAGCTTCATTTGATGCTCAGAACTTCAGAGAATTCAGAATCAATATTAGCTTTGGCAAAGACCTGCTGAGTATTTAATATATTACATTGATAGCTGCATATCTTGCTCAGTCTGTGTGTCTGACCTCAAACGCAGTCACAAATCagttttttaaaactgaaataaacttGATCCTGCTTCAGATATTAACAGCCTTTTTTAACCTTAGGTGCTAACCTCAGCTTTTTAACCTCAGGTGTTCTGGCTGCAGGGAGTTCTACTCCACTACTCTATTTGCAAATCTGCTGCAACGATCAGCATGCTGACTCCTTCCTAACCTGTGCTGggggcagtggcagcaggaCAAAGTCGATGCTGATACCTCACTTCACTTGGCCTGGGTTCAGGCTGTCAGCTGTTTCTCTGCAAGCAGATCAATGGATGTACAAACAGGGACCTTCCATGCACCCTCAAACTTTGGTAGAGGATACACAGACTTTATGTTCActtctgccagggctggaagtCATCTGGCATGGCAGGACAGTTTATTCTTCATACGCAGAGCTACACAGCTTGCTTTTTCATCATGGAAGCAGTGAGTCAGGGTGACTTTATTTGGAGATGTTTGTGCACTTAACCTTGTGAAATCTCATGGACTGGGATGTTTTCTTGTCCAACTGGCACATGTTTGAATTGTACCATAGCTACTTTGTCCAGTCTTTTTCTTGGGAGAATCAAGTGGAAAACAGTCATGGTCTCTAGGCTACCTTGTAATGCTACAGTGATGTCCTGTCACAGATCATGTGGATGGTTCCTCTCTGACAGCAGAGGAACAGTCACTGTTACACTCTCTGTTGTGTTAACAGGGGCTGGGATGAGTTGGGGAAAGTGTCTCCACCTGACACTCAGTCCACCTCGCAGGGATTTAGTATAAGTGGGAACTGATTATTTAAAAGAAGGGAggtatagaaaaaaaatgtaattgtaGTTTTGGTATTAGCTAAGGACTTGGGAGACTGCCCGTAGCCTGGGTCTCAAGGTTTGTCCAAAAGTATCTCTAGGTGCTTAGCTCTCATGATTTTTATCCTGTATCAACCCTGCATCCACAGTAGCACTTAGAAGGTATCTATTTCCTGAGCATCTCTTTCctattaacaaaaataaatgttgctCTACCcagcaagaaaaggaaattaatatcTGCTCAGACCCTTTGTGTATTCCCAGCTGCTACACTAACATACAATGAGTCTTGGATGTCCCTGTGGACTTCATTAAGTATCTAGATTGATTAGCAGACTTTCTTTCCTGGCTTCTTTGCTTGTTCAGAGATATTCTCCTGACAGCTGTCCTGCATATCTCTATTAAAGAGAGAACAAAGCCCTGGAGAGTAACACCTGCTGTTGACTGCTCTGAAACATCACCACGGACTCATTTACATTGCATGCTGGGACAAAAGCCCAACCCACCCCCTCCCCTTGTATGTCCCCCTTGCTCTGGCTCTGGGGAACCTCCCCTGTTAGTGCCCAGCTGAGCAAGAAACAAGCCTTGTGTGTGCAGTGCTACTAATCAGAACTGCATTCCTCTGTATGAACATACCTGGCAGGAAAAACAAGGTAGAAGTGTATGTATTCTGTTCTTAAGTGATGGAACACTAtagaggaaaacagggaaaaattatCCTGAGTGCTGTGAAGTTCCTTAACACCCAGCATGACGTGGGACAGGGCTCTGTTTACAACTGGCTACTCGgagtcactgactgcagtggtGTTTTCATACACAGTGCCTAGAGAACTGCTACAGATGTGATTCATGGGGTTGACTTTTTAGTCTTGCTTTTAGTGTATAATAGAGTAGATTGTTACTAAAGCATTTAGATAGCAGGATGACAGTGCAAATGGCTAAGGGCAAGCTATTAATAAAGGTGTTTAAAAATAAGGTCCTACATTAacattttaatgtttagttTGGAGCTTTCATTTTTGAAGGGCTCTTCAATGGCACAGAAAACTCGGGGCATTTTGCCTAgctccagccagagctgggggtgttcaacAGCTGAAAACACGAGGTTTATTCTGTAACTAAATTTAAGCATTATAGCCTTGCTTTGGTTTCTTCCCTCCTAGcccatttttcatttcacagaTACACTGGGCCTGCCCCTTTATTCTGGCAGTTTATCACTGTGTGAGCTTAGACCAAGAGTGGATCTTCCTCTGCAGTCAAATTAGGAGTTTTCCTGCTGTCCCTTGCTCATTCCACTGCAAATGCTTTATGTCTCCCTACGCCTCCCTGTGTTGTAGGGTGTTGCTAAGGCCTCTCACAAAAGCAGGCAGTCACTATCTCTCCTTTGGCAGTGTTTCAGGGACGGGTGAAGCTGTCCACGGAACTCAGCACGGTTTTATTGTGAACTTACAGGGTGGCTGGGAAGCCATCTGCTTGCCAAAACTGCATTAATGCAAAACCATTATTACACGGATGTTCAGACAGAAATGTAAAGGGAAGAATTTGCTGTTCAGTAATTCCTGTCTGTTGTACTTGCATCCCTGTTTGAAAAATACGCTGCATATTTAAACATTCTCTAATATCACTGATGCAGCTTCTTTCACAACCTCCAGATAAGGTGAACGTGAAGAGAAAATGAATCCAAATCATAACAGTACTAGGAGGACAAGAtgaacacagaaacaatttttttctatctttatTCTATCAGATGTTTTTTTTCATGGGACAGGTTTCCTTCTGACAGCATGAAAAGGACTCAACAGACTTAACACAAAGCTGACAAGTCAGCAGGACTGTCAATGGGTCCAGCCTGCAGAGAAAATGATCTTGGAGTCACCCTGCTACCAAGACTCCATAAGGCAGGCTGGGCTAATGAATTCTTGTCTGTGCACCATTGGAATACCTGGCACCATGCATTTCACCAAGATCTGGCAGGATTATGCAATTACATTCTGTCAAGTCAGATCAGGCATGATACAGTCTTTATGCTGACTGTGGGAAGATGGATCATACCTGACCCAGCACAAAATCTGCCTGGCTGTAAGATTTTAAAGCCAATTTAAACCAGCAAGGAGTGGGCATGCACTGGTTCAGCACTTGTCACCATGTAGCTACACTGTTGGtttaggtttgttttgtttgtttgtgctatttttttttactggtagCAAGCATACTACTGATTTCCTGTCTTGTGGAACCATAGCCACAGGTCCTGTGGTAGTGGAGATCAGGGGGGATTGAATGGAAACAGTCAGATCAAAAAGTGCTGAAAAAATATGGTGCTGCTTTGCACCAGATATCTTACAGCTTGCTGTTATTACTGCCGTAAatcatgctgctgcttttagCAATTCACCTCTTTTCTGGTGAATTTTAGTCATTGGGAGCTTCCCTCATCTTTCTAAAGTTGGTGTTGTGTACAGATGAAAGATTTACCAGATTGTGCCACTCTATAAGGCGGAGTTTTATGGCAGTGTCCCTATCTGTCAAATGGGAGACTGGCTCTGATTGTCTGACAACATCCCAAGACAGGACAGCTGACACTCTGAACACTGACTGCCTAGAGAgggaacagccctggggagatgaaattaaatgaatgCTGATTCCAGGGAGCTTATGACTTAAAATTTTATAATTGATTAAGAGGGTTTTGAGGCTTAGTCTCACTAAGCAACGTCCTGCCTGAAAGCCCTTCAGAGTCCCGGGAAGAAGACCTATGTCATTGCAAAACAAGCAGGCAGCCCACATTGGAGGGGGAGAATGTGCCAGGAGGGGCAGGTGTTACCCAAATGTGACAGATGGCTGTGagcaaaggagaaggaaggttACACGATggtcagaagaagaaaatgaggggagggagggggaagtGACACATCCCTTTGAGGACACACAAAGTAAGTGGAAAGCTGGATTGGGTGGCTGTTATGAGACCCAGAGAGTAATGGTATCCTTGAGAGAGAAGGGTGCTGGGTAAGAGTACCAGAGAGGAAACAGGTAGGACCGAATGGAAAAACAGTGATCTGAACAAGTTTCTCTCAAGGCGAGGAGCTGGTGGTGCCAGCAAGGAGAGAGGACAGAAGGGATGATGAAAAGCAAGGGATGGGTACTGGATACCTCACTGCAGCTCATCCTAAAACACCTTTGTAAAAAGCTGCCAGACTACTCTCTGGAAGTGGCTGCCTTCCGAGGGAATATGAAGAGATTCCTGTAATGCATCTCTGTGGGTGTGTTGGGAAATACACAGAAGGCCTTTGGCATGAAAAGATTTCGTTGAATGTTGCATGCCCTAATTTCTAGAGTAGGCCCCAACTTGCCAAGCACTTCTGCCTGCGCCTATACTCAAAGAAATAatctgtcctggagctgctgattCAGAGAGCTACATCTTCCTGCCAGTGCTCcacatttcctcctcctccatacCAGGAAATAATAGAAACATTAAATACATTTTGGAAGCTTTAAGGTTTCCAAAGCAAAGGCAAGAGGACACAAAGCACAGCAGATCTCTAGCTAGCAACAATGCTAACATTTACATTAACCAGTACCTGGAGTACCAGACTGTGTGGCCTTTTGCTTTCATGTTGTTTACTGCAAGGGCTTCAGGGTGGGGAAGAGACTGGGAGCCTGATGGGGCTCACGCTTTATGTCACTGGAAAGTGAATGAAACCCCACTAGACATGTTCAAATCAGGTGGAGAGAAACTGAGGAGACCATTGTCCAGAGCTAAGTTTCCTTACAACAGCCTGTTTAGCTCCTGTGTACACACAGCCAGAACTTGTCCAATCTACGAGTTTATACCTTTGCCACTTGTGACAGATGGGCCTGAGTGTTACCTGCTACTTGGGCCAATTCTGAAAAGAGTTTCTAGCCAGATTTTGAGACCTCAGAAAGCGCCTGAATACAGGCCAAGCTCTCCACAGAAGTCAGCGCACACCAACGTCGATGTGTAGCTGGGATTCCAAGGAAGTTTTTTTACTATAGCATCCAAACACAAACTGAATTCTCCTGTATTCATACCTTAAATTTCAGGAGAAATCATGTTTGAAAAGTTGGCCTGAAATGGCCACCAGTAGCTGATAGTTCCCAGTGACCAGGAAACACATTCCTTTGTTACTCAGGATGCTGAAAGAATGCCTGATGGGCATAAATAATGCAAATTGATGAGAGGCTGATGGCACGACCATCTTCCCTCAATGCAGTAGATACTTAGAATATTTCTGGAGTGCACAGTGCACAACAAATGGACAAGCTGCACAGCTGTTCTAAAAATCAGACTTGTTTAGTAACACAAATTAAATGCTTGCTGTATGTTaataggaacaaaaaaaaagcacagcccTTTATATCTGTGCAGCCGTTTAATCTTGCTCttttttgctacttttttttgctcttccagttctggaacTGCAAAATATATCAGtatttccaacccaaatcatggAGACAGTCCCTCTTCCCCTGGTACCAAACAAAATAATGGTTTGGCTTTCTCAAACCCCAAatataattttaactttttgtttGCATGCTGCTTTCAGGTCAGAAGAATTAGGCCATGGCTTCATGTATTTCTAGAAATAAACATGAGAACTGTGTAGATTTTCTGCtaatttttctgttgcttttaaGAGGAAGTGCAGAACAGTGTGCCTGTAAGAGCTGAGCATTTCAGTGTAACAGTGTGTGCTTAGTGAGACTGTGATAAAATCAGGCAGGTTGCAGAGCAGCTGTAATGGAGGTGAACCGGAAAGTCAAAACTAACCAGTGCACTTTCACCCTCCCAGGCAGAGTGAAATACAGAATATAAGCAAACATCACCAGTGGGGAGTATTATAGCAAATATTTGAAATGCTTCCCTTTTAGAGGCTTTCAGGGTGGATGCCTTTAGCTTGTATCATGCTGTTGCTAGCACATGTGACAGAgctcctcagaaaaaaaattttttgttgctgttgtacCCTAAACAGCATTCCATGAAGTGGGAGAACATCAATTCCCTTGGTGTTTGCCTTTCCCTTCCAAGCATGGCTATTTGAGACACAGCCAGGCTGAGAGCTCTACACTGCCCAAGACTGTTGCTATTagcatttttcttcttgctgtcaGACTGGTGAGTGACTAAGTGTCCCTGGTGCTGAAGCTGCTGGTCATTTGGGAATTCAGCTTTCCCAGGAGAAGGGTGAAGCTGGTGggtagggttttttcccttggttATGGGATGGCTAGGCTGCACTGAAGCCAGCAGAATGGAACTGGGGGGAA is part of the Poecile atricapillus isolate bPoeAtr1 chromosome 3, bPoeAtr1.hap1, whole genome shotgun sequence genome and encodes:
- the EHD3 gene encoding EH domain-containing protein 3; this translates as MFSWLGTDDRRRKDPEVFQTVSDGLKKLYKTKLLPLEEHYKFHEFHSPALEDADFDNKPMVLLVGQYSTGKTTFIRYLLEQDFPGMRIGPEPTTDSFIAVMQGDVEGIVPGNALVVDPKKPFRKLNAFGNAFLNRFVCAQLPNPVLESISVIDTPGILSGEKQRISRGYDFAAVLEWFAERVDRIILLFDAHKLDISDEFSEVIKALKNHEDKMRVVLNKADQIETQQLMRVYGALMWSLGKIVNTPEVIRVYIGSFWSHPLLIPDNRKLFEAEEQDLFRDIQSLPRNAALRKLNDLIKRARLAKVHAYIISSLKKEMPSMFGKDNKKKELVNNLGDIYARIEREHQISPGDFPNLRKMQDQLQAQDFSKFQPLKSKLLETVEDMLANDIAQLMVLVRQEESQRPTQMVKGGAFEGTLHGPFGHGYGEGAGEGIDDAEWVVARDKPMYDEIFYTLSPVDGKITGANAKKEMVRSKLPNTVLGKIWKLADIDKDGMLDDEEFALANHLIKVKLEGHELPNELPSHLLPPSKRKITE